In Solea senegalensis isolate Sse05_10M linkage group LG6, IFAPA_SoseM_1, whole genome shotgun sequence, one genomic interval encodes:
- the LOC122770671 gene encoding testis-expressed protein 2-like isoform X2, whose translation MTSRRPSHADSAHSKQPPAVAPKLHVQRSLSKENITIHFSAFGKEEEEEEEELYITTVSTTSAAQDDSSVVTALEASEEMFEGVALDSAAEVPVSPESSNVPPMSTRHTNASPTQPTSSNSAEQKGSMANSSPTKSLSFPSTEKPFLSLVKSLSSDTESRDGASSASAPTLRHRKLMKSFVKSLSSDTSQDSPSTSTPYRLPEPRLNLQLFKQFTQSRMPSATTSSASDSKTAPSSPLTSTDSRSFFKVSDVEARIEDTKRRLSEVIAEPLQLLSKIMDEKSGSLVSGSIYRPKALSVSATELSNITDVNGQLESNNNYCIKEEEGGDWDDESPNSGISSLLEPLLPSTVVTKSPSKQSLISMSLEKCSMSALAKQEDDDFCILYSENFETCTGMDSEATDDTGTVGQAKVPLSGSSEPCSEDESESIVSIPSVPHYTLIILTVMVYGYFVLPLPSYIGGMLLGIGLGFLLAIGVVWLTGPKASGGFPRSTRHRKLWNQTKLDIKEPEIYKCWMNEISNYDPETYHATLTHSVYVRLEGSIIRLSKPNHNIARRAVHNEPKPDVTYVSQKIYDLTNCKVYLMPQNLARKRVWNKKYPICIELSKQDDFISKAEGDRCEANEGTSLKDRGEGSGAAHDRGSLSSSSRDLTLYLFGRTGREKEEWFQRFLLASKLKVDLRKTSSLTGIRSPISHSRNNSRSSLDEALLSQPRPKDSSVPSAAAATTAAAAAAAAAGGAKTKPLLDYSVYMATLLPDQATVAPSTASPVLQSPQSSPGADKKLQSTTSAQVQPQGEEESVAWVNAALGRVLWDFLSEPHWVELVSKKIQMKLSKIRLPYFMNELTLTELDMGSATPRILAASKPFVDYRGLWFDLEISYSGSFLMTLETKMNLIRLGKEGENLRLGEFGKDGPRTYCLADSDEESSSAGSSDEEDSSELSNDSAGVEGFVGGHKPSKIMRFVDKITKSKYFQKATETEFIKKKMEEVSNTPLLLTVELQELQGTLAVNIPPPPTDRIWYGFRTPPHLELKARPKLGEREVTFAQVTDWIEKKLDQEFQKVFVMPNMDDLWLTIMHHAMDLRTASGPLVVPTVEPESTQPQGDGSGSGSGSGSGSGSGSGSGSGSGSGSGSGSGSGSGSGSGQS comes from the exons ATGACCAGCCGGCGTCCTAGCCATGCAGACAGCGCTCACTCCAAACAGCCACCTGCCGTGGCCCCCAAGCTCCATGTACAGCGATCACTATCAAAGGAGAACATCACCATCCACTTCTCTGCTTTtgggaaggaggaagaggaggaggaggaagagctaTACATTACAACTGTCTCCACTACCTCAGCTGCTCAGGATGACTCAAGTGTTGTGACAGCCTTGGAAGCAAGTGAGGAGATGTTTGAAGGCGTTGCACTGGACTCTGCGGCCGAGGTTCCTGTCAGTCCTGAGTCATCCAACGTTCCTCCCATGAGTACCCGTCACACTAACGCGTCTCCCACACAACCGACGTCATCCAATAGTGCTGAGCAGAAAGGCTCAATGGCCAACTCTTCTCCTACTAAATCTTTAAGCTTTCCATCCACTGAAAAACCATTTTTAAGTTTGGTTAAGTCTCTTTCATCTGACACCGAGTCTCGTGATGGCGCCTCTTCTGCTTCTGCCCCAACACTAAGACACAGGAAACTCATGAAGTCTTTTGTCAAGTCCTTATCTTCAGACACCTCCCAGGACTCACCGTCGACCTCCACACCCTACCGCCTTCCAGAACCTCGACTTAACCTGCAACTCTTCAAGCAATTCACACAGTCCCGAATGCCGTCTGCTACCACGTCTTCAGCCAGTGACTCAAAAACTGCCCCTTCCTCTCCATTAACCTCGACAGACAGCCGCAGCTTCTTCAAAGTTTCAGATGTCGAGGCACGAATTGAAGACACCAAGCGTCGTCTCTCTGAAGTCATCGCTGAACCGCTCCAACTGCTGAGTAAGATCATGGATGAAAAGAGCGGCAGCTTAGTTAGCGGAAGCATCTACAGGCCAAAGGCCCTCTCTGTCAGTGCCACAGAACTCTCCAACATTACTGATGTCAATGGTCAACTGGAGAGCAACAACAATTACTGCATcaaggaggaagaaggaggcgACTGGGATGATGAGAGCCCAAACAGTGGGATCTCTAGTCTACTTGAACCACTGCTTCCTTCCACTGTTGTGACCAAGAGCCCCAGCAAGCAGTCTTTAATTTCCATGTCTTTGGAAAAGTGCTCTATGTCTGCTTTAGCCAAACAGGAGGATGACGACTTCTGCATCCTGTATAGTGAAAACTTTGAAACTTGCACTGGCATGGACAGTGAAGCAACTGATGATACTGGAACTGTAGGTCAAGCTAAAGTGCCACTGAGTGGCAGCAGTGAACCATGCAGTGAAGATGAGTCTGAAAGTATTGTGTCGATACCGAGTGTTCCACACTATACTCTAATCATCCTTACTGTAATGGTGTATGGCTATTTTGTATTACCTCTGCCAAGTTATATTGGTGGAATGCTGCTCGGGATTGGACTTGGATTTCTTTTAGCCATTGGGGTTGTGTGGCTGACAGGACCAAAAGCTTCTGGTGGTTTTCCACGTTCCACACGCCATCGGAAGCTGTGGAATCAGACCAAGTTGGACATCAAAGAACCAGAGATTTATAAG tGCTGGATGAACGAGATATCAAACTATGACCCAGAGACGTACCACGCCACACTGACGCACTCGGTGTACGTCCGACTGGAAGGCTCAATCATTCGTCTGTCAAAACCCAACCACAACATTGCCCGCCGTGCCGTGCACAATGAACCCAAACCTGATGTGACCTACGTTAGTCAGAAGATCTATGACCTCACCAACTGCAAA GTTTATCTAATGCCTCAGAACTTGGCCAGGAAGCGCGTATGGAACAAAAAATACCCGATCTGCATTGAGCTCAGCAAACAGGATGACTTCATTTCAAAGGCTGAGGGTGACCGGTGTGAAGCTAATGAAGGCACCAGTCTAAAGGACAGAGGAGAAGGCAGCGGTGCAGCACATGACCGTGGATCGCTGTCTTCTTCCAGTAGAGACCTGACCCTGTATCTGTTTGGAAGGACTGgcagggagaaggaggagtggTTCCAGCGCTTTCTTTTGGCTTCCAAACTCAAGGTGGACTTGAGGAAAACATCAAGTTTGACAGGAATCCGATCTCCGATCTCTCACAGTCGCAACAACAGCCGCAGCAGTCTGGATGAGGCACTGCTATCTCAGCCCAGGCCCAAGGACTCCTCCGtcccctcagcagcagcagcaacaacagcagcagcagcagcagcagcagcagcaggtggtgcAAAAACCAAGCCGTTGTTGGACTACAGTGTCTACATGGCCACTTTGCTGCCAGACCAGGCAACAGTCGCTCCGTCAACTGCCAGTCCCGTTCTCCAGAGTCCTCAGAGCAGCCCTGGAGCTGATAAGAAG CTCCAGAGCACCACATCAGCTCAGGTGCAGCCCCAGGGAGAGGAGGAGTCCGTCGCCTGGGTGAATGCAGCTCTCGGTCGGGTGTTATGGGACTTTCTGAGCGAGCCACACTGGGTTGAGTTGGTCTCCAAAAAGATTCAGATGAAGCTCAGTAAGATACGG TTGCCTTACTTCATGAACGAGTTAACCCTGACAGAACTGGACATGGGCTCAGCTACTCCCAGAATCCTTGCAGCATCCAAGCCTTTTGTTGACTATCGAG GTCTGTGGTTTGACCTGGAGATTTCCTACAGCGGCTCCTTCCTGATGACGCTGGAGACGAAGATGAACCTGATTCGTCTGGGCAAAGAGGGAGAAAACCTGCGTTTGGGGGAGTTTGGCAAAGACGG GCCAAGGACATACTGTCTGGCCGACAGTGATGAAGAGTCGTCCAGCGCAGGCTCATCAGATGAGGAAGACTCCTCTGAACTGTCAAATGACTCTGCCGGAGTGGAGGG TTTTGTTGGAGGCCACAAGCCGAGCAAGATCATGCGCTTCGTGGACAAGATAACCAAGTCCAAATACTTCCAGAAGGCCACAGAGACGGAGTTcatcaagaagaagatggaggaagTGTCCAACACGCCCCTGCTGCTGACcgtggagctgcaggagctgcagggaACGCTGGCTGTCAACATTCCCCCTCCACCCACCGACAGGATATG GTATGGCTTCAGGACGCCACCTCACCTGGAGCTGAAGGCTCGACCCAAACTGGGAGAAAGAGAAGTGACGTTTGCTCAGGTCACCGACTGGATAGAGAAGAAACTGGACCAGGAATTCCAg AAAGTCTTTGTCATGCCAAACATGGACGACTTGTGGCTGACCATCATGCATCACGCCATGGACCTACGCACAGCCAGTGGACCTTTAGTCGTCCCCACAGTGGAACCAGAGTCCACGCAGCCACAGGGGGACGGGTCTGGCTCTGGCTCCGGCTCTGGCTCCGGCTCCGGCTCTGGCTCCGGCTccggctctggctctggctccgGCTCCGGCTCCGGCTCTGGCTCCGGCTCCGGCTCCGGCTCTGGCCAGTCATGA
- the LOC122770671 gene encoding testis-expressed protein 2-like isoform X1 encodes MTSRRPSHADSAHSKQPPAVAPKLHVQRSLSKENITIHFSAFGKEEEEEEEELYITTVSTTSAAQDDSSVVTALEASEEMFEGVALDSAAEVPVSPESSNVPPMSTRHTNASPTQPTSSNSAEQKGSMANSSPTKSLSFPSTEKPFLSLVKSLSSDTESRDGASSASAPTLRHRKLMKSFVKSLSSDTSQDSPSTSTPYRLPEPRLNLQLFKQFTQSRMPSATTSSASDSKTAPSSPLTSTDSRSFFKVSDVEARIEDTKRRLSEVIAEPLQLLSKIMDEKSGSLVSGSIYRPKALSVSATELSNITDVNGQLESNNNYCIKEEEGGDWDDESPNSGISSLLEPLLPSTVVTKSPSKQSLISMSLEKCSMSALAKQEDDDFCILYSENFETCTGMDSEATDDTGTVGQAKVPLSGSSEPCSEDESESIVSIPSVPHYTLIILTVMVYGYFVLPLPSYIGGMLLGIGLGFLLAIGVVWLTGPKASGGFPRSTRHRKLWNQTKLDIKEPEIYKCWMNEISNYDPETYHATLTHSVYVRLEGSIIRLSKPNHNIARRAVHNEPKPDVTYVSQKIYDLTNCKVYLMPQNLARKRVWNKKYPICIELSKQDDFISKAEGDRCEANEGTSLKDRGEGSGAAHDRGSLSSSSRDLTLYLFGRTGREKEEWFQRFLLASKLKVDLRKTSSLTGIRSPISHSRNNSRSSLDEALLSQPRPKDSSVPSAAAATTAAAAAAAAAGGAKTKPLLDYSVYMATLLPDQATVAPSTASPVLQSPQSSPGADKKLQSTTSAQVQPQGEEESVAWVNAALGRVLWDFLSEPHWVELVSKKIQMKLSKIRLPYFMNELTLTELDMGSATPRILAASKPFVDYRGLWFDLEISYSGSFLMTLETKMNLIRLGKEGENLRLGEFGKDGYRPRTYCLADSDEESSSAGSSDEEDSSELSNDSAGVEGFVGGHKPSKIMRFVDKITKSKYFQKATETEFIKKKMEEVSNTPLLLTVELQELQGTLAVNIPPPPTDRIWYGFRTPPHLELKARPKLGEREVTFAQVTDWIEKKLDQEFQKVFVMPNMDDLWLTIMHHAMDLRTASGPLVVPTVEPESTQPQGDGSGSGSGSGSGSGSGSGSGSGSGSGSGSGSGSGSGSGSGQS; translated from the exons ATGACCAGCCGGCGTCCTAGCCATGCAGACAGCGCTCACTCCAAACAGCCACCTGCCGTGGCCCCCAAGCTCCATGTACAGCGATCACTATCAAAGGAGAACATCACCATCCACTTCTCTGCTTTtgggaaggaggaagaggaggaggaggaagagctaTACATTACAACTGTCTCCACTACCTCAGCTGCTCAGGATGACTCAAGTGTTGTGACAGCCTTGGAAGCAAGTGAGGAGATGTTTGAAGGCGTTGCACTGGACTCTGCGGCCGAGGTTCCTGTCAGTCCTGAGTCATCCAACGTTCCTCCCATGAGTACCCGTCACACTAACGCGTCTCCCACACAACCGACGTCATCCAATAGTGCTGAGCAGAAAGGCTCAATGGCCAACTCTTCTCCTACTAAATCTTTAAGCTTTCCATCCACTGAAAAACCATTTTTAAGTTTGGTTAAGTCTCTTTCATCTGACACCGAGTCTCGTGATGGCGCCTCTTCTGCTTCTGCCCCAACACTAAGACACAGGAAACTCATGAAGTCTTTTGTCAAGTCCTTATCTTCAGACACCTCCCAGGACTCACCGTCGACCTCCACACCCTACCGCCTTCCAGAACCTCGACTTAACCTGCAACTCTTCAAGCAATTCACACAGTCCCGAATGCCGTCTGCTACCACGTCTTCAGCCAGTGACTCAAAAACTGCCCCTTCCTCTCCATTAACCTCGACAGACAGCCGCAGCTTCTTCAAAGTTTCAGATGTCGAGGCACGAATTGAAGACACCAAGCGTCGTCTCTCTGAAGTCATCGCTGAACCGCTCCAACTGCTGAGTAAGATCATGGATGAAAAGAGCGGCAGCTTAGTTAGCGGAAGCATCTACAGGCCAAAGGCCCTCTCTGTCAGTGCCACAGAACTCTCCAACATTACTGATGTCAATGGTCAACTGGAGAGCAACAACAATTACTGCATcaaggaggaagaaggaggcgACTGGGATGATGAGAGCCCAAACAGTGGGATCTCTAGTCTACTTGAACCACTGCTTCCTTCCACTGTTGTGACCAAGAGCCCCAGCAAGCAGTCTTTAATTTCCATGTCTTTGGAAAAGTGCTCTATGTCTGCTTTAGCCAAACAGGAGGATGACGACTTCTGCATCCTGTATAGTGAAAACTTTGAAACTTGCACTGGCATGGACAGTGAAGCAACTGATGATACTGGAACTGTAGGTCAAGCTAAAGTGCCACTGAGTGGCAGCAGTGAACCATGCAGTGAAGATGAGTCTGAAAGTATTGTGTCGATACCGAGTGTTCCACACTATACTCTAATCATCCTTACTGTAATGGTGTATGGCTATTTTGTATTACCTCTGCCAAGTTATATTGGTGGAATGCTGCTCGGGATTGGACTTGGATTTCTTTTAGCCATTGGGGTTGTGTGGCTGACAGGACCAAAAGCTTCTGGTGGTTTTCCACGTTCCACACGCCATCGGAAGCTGTGGAATCAGACCAAGTTGGACATCAAAGAACCAGAGATTTATAAG tGCTGGATGAACGAGATATCAAACTATGACCCAGAGACGTACCACGCCACACTGACGCACTCGGTGTACGTCCGACTGGAAGGCTCAATCATTCGTCTGTCAAAACCCAACCACAACATTGCCCGCCGTGCCGTGCACAATGAACCCAAACCTGATGTGACCTACGTTAGTCAGAAGATCTATGACCTCACCAACTGCAAA GTTTATCTAATGCCTCAGAACTTGGCCAGGAAGCGCGTATGGAACAAAAAATACCCGATCTGCATTGAGCTCAGCAAACAGGATGACTTCATTTCAAAGGCTGAGGGTGACCGGTGTGAAGCTAATGAAGGCACCAGTCTAAAGGACAGAGGAGAAGGCAGCGGTGCAGCACATGACCGTGGATCGCTGTCTTCTTCCAGTAGAGACCTGACCCTGTATCTGTTTGGAAGGACTGgcagggagaaggaggagtggTTCCAGCGCTTTCTTTTGGCTTCCAAACTCAAGGTGGACTTGAGGAAAACATCAAGTTTGACAGGAATCCGATCTCCGATCTCTCACAGTCGCAACAACAGCCGCAGCAGTCTGGATGAGGCACTGCTATCTCAGCCCAGGCCCAAGGACTCCTCCGtcccctcagcagcagcagcaacaacagcagcagcagcagcagcagcagcagcaggtggtgcAAAAACCAAGCCGTTGTTGGACTACAGTGTCTACATGGCCACTTTGCTGCCAGACCAGGCAACAGTCGCTCCGTCAACTGCCAGTCCCGTTCTCCAGAGTCCTCAGAGCAGCCCTGGAGCTGATAAGAAG CTCCAGAGCACCACATCAGCTCAGGTGCAGCCCCAGGGAGAGGAGGAGTCCGTCGCCTGGGTGAATGCAGCTCTCGGTCGGGTGTTATGGGACTTTCTGAGCGAGCCACACTGGGTTGAGTTGGTCTCCAAAAAGATTCAGATGAAGCTCAGTAAGATACGG TTGCCTTACTTCATGAACGAGTTAACCCTGACAGAACTGGACATGGGCTCAGCTACTCCCAGAATCCTTGCAGCATCCAAGCCTTTTGTTGACTATCGAG GTCTGTGGTTTGACCTGGAGATTTCCTACAGCGGCTCCTTCCTGATGACGCTGGAGACGAAGATGAACCTGATTCGTCTGGGCAAAGAGGGAGAAAACCTGCGTTTGGGGGAGTTTGGCAAAGACGG ataCAGGCCAAGGACATACTGTCTGGCCGACAGTGATGAAGAGTCGTCCAGCGCAGGCTCATCAGATGAGGAAGACTCCTCTGAACTGTCAAATGACTCTGCCGGAGTGGAGGG TTTTGTTGGAGGCCACAAGCCGAGCAAGATCATGCGCTTCGTGGACAAGATAACCAAGTCCAAATACTTCCAGAAGGCCACAGAGACGGAGTTcatcaagaagaagatggaggaagTGTCCAACACGCCCCTGCTGCTGACcgtggagctgcaggagctgcagggaACGCTGGCTGTCAACATTCCCCCTCCACCCACCGACAGGATATG GTATGGCTTCAGGACGCCACCTCACCTGGAGCTGAAGGCTCGACCCAAACTGGGAGAAAGAGAAGTGACGTTTGCTCAGGTCACCGACTGGATAGAGAAGAAACTGGACCAGGAATTCCAg AAAGTCTTTGTCATGCCAAACATGGACGACTTGTGGCTGACCATCATGCATCACGCCATGGACCTACGCACAGCCAGTGGACCTTTAGTCGTCCCCACAGTGGAACCAGAGTCCACGCAGCCACAGGGGGACGGGTCTGGCTCTGGCTCCGGCTCTGGCTCCGGCTCCGGCTCTGGCTCCGGCTccggctctggctctggctccgGCTCCGGCTCCGGCTCTGGCTCCGGCTCCGGCTCCGGCTCTGGCCAGTCATGA